GTTTAGGCAGCCAGGCGAGTCATGCCACACGAATGACGAGAGCGAGTTTGGAGCGATTGCAAAGCCGAGGAAGTCGATCGAGTTTAATAAGTATATCGAGCAGAGAGAGTTACGCAACATTACAGAGTAGAAGCAGTCAGTTTCGTCGATCCTCGACCGTATCCAGACAGATCAAAGCCTACGCAAGTGCACACGCAATAAAGAGCCGAGCTACCACAGACAGCAGTCAAATGTCGACACCAAGGAAAACCAATCGTCGCATGTCACCGATGAGTCCGCGATCATTGACACTCGTTGAAGTTACACCGCTGAGAAAAGCTAAGAAATCTGAAAAAGTGGTGGAAGAAGCAAAGCCAAAACCTGTCgaggaagaagaggaagatattttgcactttgatGATACGTCGGAAACGTCGCAAGTCGATACCATAGAGTACGTTGAAGAAACCGAGGATATTGCTATACGCAGACTAATGATGGAGATGCTAACAATGCCCGATATCAACGAGTTGTCCGAGACGAGTTTGCCGATAACGcccaaagaagaagaagtacaacaaataaaagaagtGAAAGAGAAGCAAATTCAACCACAACTAGAAATTGAAGAATCTTTAGAAACTGAAGATGCTGAGGAAGCTGATGAAGAGGAGGAATCTGACAAAGAGTCGATCAGCTTTGCTCCAGTCAGTCATCACTCGCTGAGTTTCCTAAATCTTTCCAGTCTGAGCTCATCTGAACATACGCTCTTCATGGTGCCATCTCCGCAGGATAATGAATCGATGTTCTCGACTATTACACAACAACTGAACGCAGTTAAGGTTCGAGGCAGTCAGGTGGATTTCGTGGAAGCCTCCGAACTGGAGAGTCGCAATCTCATCAAAAGTATTTGCCTGCAATTTATGGAGGAGGCCATCACACGCACTGTCGCCATGTGCGAGGCCCCCTCCAGGAAATTGCTGCAACGACTTGATAAGCTCAAAATGTGGAAAAAGTTGCGTAAACTCTTCATTCACATCACCGATGAGAGCGCAGTACGAGAGAAACTCTTGAAATGGACTACGGAGCATTTTCTGAGGAAAAAACGTTACGTCTTTATACGCAAATCGAAAAAGAAATTCGATGAGATCAATTATCAGCGTTTTCACAGCGCCCTCGTTGAGTTGGATAGACAGCTGGAAATCGAACAGCAGACGAGTGAAAAGACTGAATTTCAAATATCGAAATTGAAGCAACAGCACATAGAAAGGGAAGAGTATTGCAATCGTCGGCTGCGCGAATTTGAGAGCATCGTGCGAGAAACTTTGCTGCACAACGATAGTTTTGCGCATCTGACGAGCTCCGTGGATAATCTGCTGACGACAATGAGCAAAGTACGCAACGAAGTCTCCGATCTGCGACTGGAACTGCTTTATGCTCAACATCGATTTGCAGATATGATAATTGTAAGTGTCTAAATAGTTGAATACTTAAGATTCATTTGATGTGTATAGTAGAGACTCTATACTTTTGAAAATGTGGAAAAGGGTCTATCGATGTATAAAGTATAGAGTATATTCTGAATAAGTGTCAAGTCCATTTAGACCTATCCTTCAATCTTCCCGTCCATCTGCATTAACATTAAGATCTCGATGCGAGACacgaaatattttttcatattttcagaTTGTTTTCAGAATTTAGCTTCtcctattaaaaataaaagcttgAAACTTACCAGACATTGAAAGTGTGACGTCTTATATTCATgcttcaaatttcatttcgattgCAGCACACCTATAATAAATGTAAGggaacaaaaattattaaaaaaaaaacttgtaataCATATTGATTTACTAAATAGTGACG
This window of the Drosophila albomicans strain 15112-1751.03 chromosome 2L, ASM965048v2, whole genome shotgun sequence genome carries:
- the LOC127565046 gene encoding coiled-coil domain-containing protein 96 isoform X1; protein product: MSSQKHRRTKKKQKLSTSSSLRVTSLALDTDFTEMKLEDFTTAKSLSQLRSSKSMQKVGDVPKDGKKKQKARVPTTTEIEIKVNKTNKVSKKKKPKANAASQENKSSSETRTSRISTASRQSEGSRNSRESRVDSKASKASTKSKMSENSKESKESKKSKESKESKESRVSVESKNKSSRESRLSLGSQASHATRMTRASLERLQSRGSRSSLISISSRESYATLQSRSSQFRRSSTVSRQIKAYASAHAIKSRATTDSSQMSTPRKTNRRMSPMSPRSLTLVEVTPLRKAKKSEKVVEEAKPKPVEEEEEDILHFDDTSETSQVDTIEYVEETEDIAIRRLMMEMLTMPDINELSETSLPITPKEEEVQQIKEVKEKQIQPQLEIEESLETEDAEEADEEEESDKESISFAPVSHHSLSFLNLSSLSSSEHTLFMVPSPQDNESMFSTITQQLNAVKVRGSQVDFVEASELESRNLIKSICLQFMEEAITRTVAMCEAPSRKLLQRLDKLKMWKKLRKLFIHITDESAVREKLLKWTTEHFLRKKRYVFIRKSKKKFDEINYQRFHSALVELDRQLEIEQQTSEKTEFQISKLKQQHIEREEYCNRRLREFESIVRETLLHNDSFAHLTSSVDNLLTTMSKVRNEVSDLRLELLYAQHRFADMIIKSEELEDLGDGLKMREFLIRQADTQVLTLKIEERNSDLNRLHTKCNDDVHALAHLKNKEHMWRHTHERNVRHLQDCIDRNTKFREQIYRGKLEHNAISREISKLRFDGGLMQYPALLEDFDQTVSDLYAKRKSVEKLRNTHKSLLNRIRLAEQLADAVSRRKSIKSTGSIRKSTLLEAADLAKQLRISALSK